A portion of the Adhaeribacter radiodurans genome contains these proteins:
- a CDS encoding FG-GAP-like repeat-containing protein: MKPIRVLFVSACIFLLTNCQFFKKEPVLFTLLAPQDTGIAFKNTITETDSLNILTYGYMYNGGGVAVGDVNNDGLPDLYFSGNMVSGKLYLNKGNFKFEDITAQSGTTTNLWVNGVTMIDINQDGLLDIYACTVNPAADTTYTPNLLFVNKGMDAAGKPVFKEEGKAYNLADEGNSTQAAFFDYDKDQDLDMYLLRNATDNFDNPNVSRPKITNGTSRSTDKLFRNNGNNTFTDVSKEAGILIEGRGLGIAVSDINQDGWPDVYAANDFLSNDLLWINNQDGTFTNKISQYLKHTSYNGMGTDIADYNNDGLPDIIEMDMLPEDNKRQKLTMEAPNYERFSLTKRLGYEYQYVRNTLQLNNGNGTFSEIGQLAGVYATDWSWSALLADYDNDGWRDLFITNGYLKDMINLDYIHYQSQQSMFGTQEAMEAKLKKEFNKLQSVIVPNYIYQNKHDLTFENKTTKWGLEKPSTSNGAAYADLDNDGDLDLVINNLNSAAFVYRNNTETVQPANFIKLNLQGQKPNQEGIGATVKLKSKGQQQFYEHYLTRGYQSSQSKNIHFGLGKVTTVDSLEINWPDGRFQLLTNVPANQTLKLNQENAVFRKLKVEPEPAPLFRKVNAEYGIAFKHEENDYVDFKNQPLLPHKYSQTGPGLTVGDVNGDGLDDFYVGGSGNYTGTIFYQTKQGRFTNKPLSHIPNKADDTGALFFDADGDADLDLYVVSGGNEFRTDANQYRHRLYQNDGKGNFMLDSLALPRIVASGSCVTAADFDKDGDLDLFIGGRNEPQKYPLPGQSCILRNQGGRFSNVTKQVCPELERAGMVTSALWTDFDNDNQIDLLVTGEWMPICFYKNNKGNFTNVTASMGLQNSNGWWNSLMAGDFDNDGDMDYVAGNLGLNSKYKASPEQPVSVYAKDFDKNGSIDPVISYFIQNTNYPAPPRDALTDQIVAMRRRFPRYSDYGTSSMDALFTDEELKDATKYKSYTFASSYIQNNGNGKFTLQPLPINTQYAPVFGMNVADFNYDGNLDILLVGNSFATETALGYYDASNGTCLLGNGNGTFKTILPKAAGLKVSGDAKAIARVLNSKNQPLEVITCNADSLQVLQALNPVGKNQVIRLSPMDAYADLVFKNGKKRREEFFYGAGYLSQSSRAIVSAELATVAITDFSGKQRQIKL; encoded by the coding sequence ATGAAGCCCATACGTGTACTATTTGTTTCTGCTTGTATTTTTCTATTAACCAATTGCCAGTTTTTTAAAAAAGAACCAGTCTTATTTACCTTGCTTGCCCCGCAGGATACCGGAATTGCTTTTAAGAATACGATAACTGAAACCGATTCTTTAAACATATTAACCTACGGGTACATGTATAATGGGGGAGGAGTGGCCGTTGGCGACGTGAACAACGATGGCTTACCGGATCTTTACTTTTCGGGTAATATGGTTTCGGGCAAGCTGTACCTGAACAAAGGCAATTTTAAATTCGAAGATATTACGGCCCAATCGGGTACCACAACTAACTTATGGGTGAACGGGGTAACCATGATCGATATTAACCAGGACGGCTTGCTGGATATTTACGCCTGTACCGTTAATCCGGCCGCAGATACCACGTACACGCCCAATCTGTTATTTGTAAATAAAGGTATGGATGCTGCCGGCAAGCCGGTTTTTAAAGAAGAAGGAAAAGCCTATAATCTGGCCGATGAAGGAAATAGTACCCAGGCGGCGTTCTTTGATTATGACAAAGACCAGGATTTAGATATGTATCTGTTGCGGAATGCCACCGACAATTTTGATAATCCGAATGTTTCCCGCCCTAAAATTACTAATGGTACTTCCCGGAGTACGGATAAATTGTTTCGCAACAATGGTAATAACACGTTTACGGATGTGTCTAAAGAAGCCGGTATTCTGATAGAAGGCCGGGGATTGGGTATTGCTGTGAGTGATATTAACCAGGATGGTTGGCCCGATGTTTACGCGGCCAATGATTTTTTAAGTAATGATTTGCTTTGGATTAATAATCAGGATGGCACCTTTACGAATAAAATCAGCCAGTACTTAAAACATACCAGCTACAACGGCATGGGCACCGACATTGCCGATTATAACAATGATGGTTTGCCCGATATCATCGAAATGGACATGCTGCCGGAAGACAACAAACGGCAAAAATTAACCATGGAAGCGCCCAATTACGAACGTTTTAGTTTAACCAAGCGCCTGGGTTACGAATATCAATACGTGCGTAATACCCTGCAATTAAATAACGGCAACGGTACTTTCAGTGAAATTGGTCAACTGGCAGGTGTTTACGCCACCGATTGGAGCTGGAGTGCCCTCCTGGCTGACTACGATAATGATGGCTGGCGCGATTTATTTATTACGAATGGCTACTTAAAAGACATGATCAACTTGGATTATATACATTACCAATCCCAACAATCGATGTTTGGTACGCAGGAAGCCATGGAAGCGAAGCTAAAAAAAGAATTTAATAAATTGCAAAGCGTTATTGTGCCTAATTATATCTACCAAAATAAGCATGATTTAACTTTTGAAAATAAAACTACTAAATGGGGCTTAGAAAAGCCTTCTACCTCTAATGGGGCCGCTTACGCCGATTTAGATAACGATGGTGATTTAGATTTAGTAATTAATAATTTAAACAGTGCTGCTTTTGTATACCGCAACAACACCGAAACGGTACAACCTGCAAATTTTATAAAGCTGAATTTGCAGGGGCAGAAACCAAACCAGGAAGGTATAGGAGCTACTGTAAAATTAAAAAGTAAAGGCCAGCAGCAATTCTACGAACATTACCTGACGCGCGGTTATCAGTCTTCTCAGAGTAAAAACATTCACTTTGGTTTAGGCAAAGTAACTACCGTTGATTCGCTGGAAATAAATTGGCCGGATGGCCGGTTTCAGTTGCTAACAAACGTACCCGCTAATCAAACCCTTAAATTAAATCAGGAAAATGCGGTTTTCCGGAAGCTTAAAGTTGAACCCGAGCCAGCGCCGCTTTTCCGGAAAGTAAACGCCGAGTACGGAATTGCCTTTAAACACGAGGAAAACGATTACGTTGATTTTAAAAACCAGCCTTTGCTGCCGCACAAGTACTCGCAAACCGGCCCAGGATTGACCGTGGGCGACGTGAATGGCGATGGCCTGGATGATTTTTACGTGGGCGGTTCGGGCAATTACACGGGTACTATCTTTTATCAAACTAAACAAGGCCGCTTTACTAATAAACCACTAAGCCATATTCCTAATAAGGCAGACGACACAGGAGCTTTGTTCTTTGATGCCGACGGAGATGCAGATCTGGATTTATACGTTGTAAGTGGAGGAAATGAATTTAGAACCGACGCCAACCAATACCGCCATCGCTTGTACCAGAATGATGGAAAAGGAAATTTTATGCTCGATAGCCTGGCTTTGCCCCGTATAGTTGCCAGTGGTTCGTGCGTAACTGCGGCTGATTTTGATAAAGACGGAGACCTTGATTTATTTATAGGCGGCCGAAACGAACCACAAAAATATCCGTTGCCAGGTCAGAGCTGTATTTTGCGTAACCAGGGTGGCCGTTTCTCCAATGTAACAAAACAGGTATGTCCAGAATTAGAACGTGCCGGAATGGTAACTTCTGCCCTTTGGACAGATTTTGATAACGATAACCAAATTGATTTATTGGTAACCGGCGAGTGGATGCCGATTTGCTTTTACAAGAACAATAAAGGGAATTTTACCAATGTTACCGCCTCTATGGGTTTGCAAAATTCCAATGGCTGGTGGAACAGCCTGATGGCCGGTGATTTTGATAATGATGGCGACATGGACTACGTAGCCGGTAACTTAGGACTTAACTCCAAGTACAAAGCCAGTCCGGAGCAACCCGTTAGCGTGTACGCCAAAGATTTTGATAAAAACGGCAGCATTGATCCGGTAATAAGTTATTTTATTCAGAATACCAACTACCCAGCCCCGCCGCGTGATGCTCTTACCGACCAGATAGTAGCCATGCGCCGCCGTTTTCCCCGGTACTCTGATTATGGCACCAGTTCTATGGATGCACTTTTTACCGACGAAGAATTAAAAGATGCTACTAAGTATAAGAGCTACACCTTTGCCAGCAGTTATATCCAAAACAACGGCAACGGAAAATTTACCCTGCAGCCTTTACCCATAAATACCCAGTATGCACCGGTTTTTGGAATGAACGTTGCCGATTTTAATTACGATGGTAACCTGGATATTTTATTAGTCGGGAATTCTTTTGCGACTGAAACAGCATTGGGGTATTACGATGCCTCGAATGGTACTTGTTTGTTGGGTAACGGCAATGGCACATTTAAAACAATACTCCCTAAAGCAGCCGGCCTGAAAGTTTCCGGTGATGCAAAGGCCATCGCCCGGGTATTAAATAGTAAAAATCAGCCCTTAGAAGTAATTACTTGTAATGCCGATAGTTTACAGGTGCTACAGGCACTAAATCCAGTTGGCAAAAACCAGGTTATCCGTTTAAGTCCCATGGATGCCTATGCGGATCTGGTATTTAAAAACGGAAAAAAAAGGCGGGAAGAATTCTTTTACGGAGCAGGTTATCTCTCTCAGTCCAGCCGCGCAATTGTAAGTGCTGAACTTGCCACAGTAGCCATCACAGATTTTAGCGGCAAGCAACGGCAGATTAAACTTTAA
- a CDS encoding CRTAC1 family protein, with protein sequence MSRITLFLLLLFTSSLWSCQNKERAAHEEMLLLLQKTAKQYNHHQNKFASSAILAHYDSLYQHSTSEQDKIMLSASRAHALLMVGKEQEAVNLLHDAQLKLEAMGLGNKAFSILGPKLALAYLRLGERSNCVMHHSSETCIFPIRGTGIHTKQVGSQKAIELYQQLVAAHPANLTYRWLLNLSYMTLGEYQQVKNVSYYLPDLDVDTSTLVKPFRNIAKNLKLDINNMAGGSIAEDFDNDGYIDLVTSGWGLADEMHYFKNNGHGTFSDLSEKSGLKPLVGGLNMMQTDYNNDGYKDIFVTRGGWVEDEFGRQPNSLIKNNGDGTFTDVTTISGLLSFYPTQTATWNDFNNDGWLDVFIGNESRPGNSKFINPCEMYLNNQDGTFTNVTKEANVQLVAFVKGVTSGDYDNDGRQDIFISTMNGDRYLLKNTSIKGKTPIFKNVTASANLDKDKGHTFPTCFWDFDNDGWLDIVVCDYNFEAPLAHYAAAEAMKKPVKNAGIVYLYKNNRNGTFTNISEQVGLDKVAFAMGSNFGDIDNDGFLDMYLATGNPDYESLVPNKMFKNLGGQKFADVTTAARVGHLQKGHGVSFADMDNDGDQDIYTEMGGAYIGDAYQNSFFLNPGQNNNRWIYLDLVGVKANRSAIGSRIKVTFRENGIARSVYRDVNSGGSFGASPLRREIGIGQANVIDEIVIQWSGTNQKQVFRNIQPNQLLRIKEGEAKPEVIPLNKISFEAVKLPSLTQLK encoded by the coding sequence ATGTCAAGAATTACCCTTTTTTTACTGTTATTATTTACTAGTTCTCTCTGGTCTTGCCAAAATAAAGAACGGGCAGCGCACGAAGAGATGCTTCTATTACTGCAAAAAACCGCAAAGCAATACAATCATCATCAGAATAAGTTTGCTTCCAGTGCCATTCTAGCGCATTACGATTCTTTATACCAACACTCTACCTCAGAACAGGATAAGATAATGCTAAGCGCTTCCAGGGCGCACGCTTTATTAATGGTGGGCAAAGAACAGGAAGCCGTTAATTTACTGCACGATGCCCAGTTAAAATTGGAAGCAATGGGGCTAGGTAATAAAGCTTTTAGCATCCTGGGACCTAAATTAGCCTTAGCTTACCTGCGGCTCGGCGAAAGAAGTAATTGTGTGATGCACCATTCTTCAGAAACCTGTATTTTTCCCATCCGGGGCACTGGCATTCACACGAAGCAAGTGGGCTCGCAAAAAGCAATTGAATTGTACCAGCAATTAGTGGCCGCTCATCCTGCCAACTTAACTTACCGGTGGCTGCTTAATCTATCTTACATGACTTTGGGGGAATACCAGCAGGTAAAAAACGTGTCTTACTATTTACCGGACTTAGATGTAGATACTTCTACTTTAGTAAAACCATTTCGGAATATTGCTAAGAATTTAAAATTAGACATAAATAATATGGCCGGCGGCAGCATTGCCGAAGATTTTGATAATGATGGCTATATAGACCTGGTTACTTCTGGCTGGGGATTAGCCGACGAAATGCATTATTTTAAAAATAATGGCCATGGCACTTTCTCCGATCTTTCGGAAAAATCAGGTTTAAAACCATTGGTGGGTGGGCTAAACATGATGCAAACCGACTACAATAACGACGGTTATAAAGATATTTTTGTTACGCGCGGCGGCTGGGTAGAAGACGAGTTTGGTCGGCAACCCAATTCTTTAATCAAGAATAATGGCGACGGCACCTTTACCGATGTGACGACTATTAGTGGTCTGCTCTCGTTTTATCCGACCCAAACCGCTACTTGGAACGATTTCAATAACGATGGTTGGTTGGATGTTTTTATTGGCAACGAATCCCGGCCGGGTAATAGTAAATTTATCAATCCCTGCGAAATGTACCTGAATAATCAGGATGGCACCTTTACCAATGTAACCAAAGAAGCGAATGTGCAGCTGGTTGCCTTCGTAAAAGGGGTAACTTCCGGCGATTACGACAACGACGGACGCCAGGATATTTTTATCTCTACCATGAACGGCGACCGGTATTTATTGAAAAACACATCTATCAAAGGCAAAACGCCCATTTTTAAAAATGTTACCGCTTCGGCAAACCTGGATAAAGATAAAGGGCATACCTTCCCGACTTGTTTCTGGGATTTTGATAACGATGGTTGGTTAGATATTGTAGTGTGCGACTATAATTTTGAAGCTCCTTTGGCCCATTACGCGGCGGCCGAAGCCATGAAAAAACCAGTTAAAAATGCCGGCATTGTTTACCTGTATAAAAATAACCGGAATGGCACATTTACTAATATTTCGGAGCAAGTAGGCTTAGATAAAGTTGCTTTTGCCATGGGTTCTAACTTTGGCGATATAGATAACGATGGTTTTTTAGATATGTACTTGGCCACAGGTAACCCCGATTACGAATCGTTGGTGCCTAACAAAATGTTTAAAAACTTAGGCGGGCAAAAATTTGCGGATGTAACTACCGCAGCCCGGGTGGGGCATTTGCAAAAAGGCCACGGCGTATCTTTTGCCGATATGGATAATGATGGCGACCAGGATATTTACACTGAAATGGGTGGCGCTTATATCGGTGATGCATACCAGAATTCTTTTTTCCTGAACCCCGGCCAGAACAATAACCGTTGGATTTATCTTGATTTAGTAGGTGTTAAAGCAAACCGCAGTGCTATTGGGTCGCGCATTAAAGTTACTTTCCGGGAAAACGGCATTGCCCGGAGTGTTTACCGCGACGTTAATTCCGGCGGCAGTTTTGGTGCCTCTCCTTTAAGACGGGAAATTGGTATTGGCCAGGCCAACGTGATTGACGAAATAGTAATTCAGTGGTCCGGCACCAATCAAAAACAAGTTTTCCGAAACATCCAACCCAATCAGTTACTTCGGATAAAAGAAGGTGAGGCCAAACCTGAAGTTATACCATTAAATAAAATAAGCTTCGAAGCAGTTAAGCTGCCTAGTTTAACCCAACTTAAATAA
- a CDS encoding RagB/SusD family nutrient uptake outer membrane protein, with protein sequence MRKIYLSACFVGVLLLTNCHDDLNTVNPNNLTSATYFKNASELREAVNSIYAVAHSNRLASREWFFAHSLRSPDHKPGGGQLETHRRAVIEGTVAPGNGVGTEIWNGFYTLIHRANTVIANAATAEGDAASIKQSLGEAKFLRAWAYYELVNFFGGVPVYTAPVAGVDAFAPRSTPEEVYKLVVQDLIDAQTNLTAGQTMANQPSDSKGRATADAATAMLGKAYIQQGDYAKAKVELEKLVGRYSLTPVYNHNFREENEFNSESIWEINYVGRPSDNGYNWDGEGNGQTAAQSTVRSQETSPIAWRNLIPAEYLINEYEVPETGSPKRDPRLDYTVYFTGDLYDAGTKTLTDAQQNGETTNFHGKTLKASWEKYTVIYQKLRSQPTETNLLDPGFHPGGINTRVIRYAEVLLLLAECENEVGTQAAAVAYLNQLRNRADVMMPDYPNAQFPTGSKEQVYQAIVHESAVERGGEEGRDFDIMRWMKKGVITSPYTLFTFNPARDYVLPIPSDEVNRNPELSSSGLPAQNPNY encoded by the coding sequence ATGAGAAAAATATATTTATCGGCCTGTTTTGTAGGAGTACTACTCTTAACAAACTGCCACGATGATTTAAACACGGTTAACCCCAATAACCTTACCTCTGCTACTTATTTTAAAAATGCCAGCGAATTACGCGAAGCAGTTAACAGTATATATGCCGTAGCTCACTCTAACCGGTTAGCTTCCCGGGAGTGGTTTTTTGCGCATTCACTTCGTAGCCCGGACCATAAACCAGGCGGGGGGCAGCTGGAAACGCATCGCCGGGCAGTAATTGAAGGTACGGTAGCTCCAGGTAATGGCGTAGGTACCGAAATTTGGAATGGGTTTTATACCTTAATTCATCGGGCGAATACCGTAATTGCCAACGCCGCCACGGCAGAAGGTGATGCTGCTTCTATAAAGCAAAGCTTGGGGGAGGCTAAGTTTCTGCGGGCCTGGGCGTATTACGAATTAGTAAATTTCTTTGGTGGGGTTCCGGTATATACCGCTCCGGTTGCGGGTGTGGATGCTTTTGCCCCCCGATCAACTCCAGAAGAGGTATACAAACTAGTAGTACAAGATTTAATAGATGCCCAAACTAATCTGACAGCGGGTCAAACCATGGCTAACCAACCTAGCGATAGCAAAGGCCGGGCAACGGCGGATGCAGCTACTGCCATGTTAGGTAAAGCTTATATCCAGCAGGGCGATTACGCCAAAGCAAAGGTAGAACTGGAAAAGTTAGTAGGTAGATATAGCTTAACCCCGGTTTATAACCACAACTTCAGAGAAGAAAATGAATTTAACTCGGAGTCCATCTGGGAAATTAATTATGTAGGACGCCCCAGCGATAACGGTTATAACTGGGATGGAGAAGGTAATGGACAAACGGCTGCCCAATCTACGGTTCGGAGCCAGGAAACCAGCCCGATTGCCTGGCGGAACCTGATCCCGGCGGAGTATTTAATAAATGAGTACGAGGTGCCGGAAACTGGTTCTCCCAAAAGAGACCCGCGTTTAGATTATACGGTATATTTTACCGGAGATCTTTACGATGCTGGAACTAAAACTTTAACCGATGCCCAACAAAACGGGGAGACTACTAATTTCCATGGTAAAACTTTAAAAGCCAGTTGGGAAAAATACACCGTTATTTACCAGAAGCTAAGAAGCCAGCCTACCGAAACCAATTTACTAGATCCAGGTTTCCATCCGGGTGGTATTAACACCCGGGTAATCCGGTACGCCGAAGTATTATTATTATTGGCCGAATGTGAGAATGAAGTTGGTACCCAGGCAGCTGCGGTGGCTTACTTAAACCAGTTACGTAACCGGGCCGATGTAATGATGCCGGATTATCCGAATGCGCAATTCCCAACCGGGTCAAAAGAACAGGTTTATCAGGCCATTGTGCACGAAAGTGCAGTGGAAAGAGGCGGTGAAGAAGGCCGTGACTTCGACATCATGCGTTGGATGAAAAAAGGGGTGATAACTTCGCCTTACACGCTCTTTACCTTTAATCCGGCCCGGGATTATGTATTGCCCATTCCATCGGATGAAGTAAACAGGAATCCTGAGTTATCTTCAAGCGGCTTACCGGCTCAAAACCCTAATTATTAA
- a CDS encoding SusC/RagA family TonB-linked outer membrane protein yields MITNKKKVLLRNALILACMASLPEAYAQDLLLANNQPSKNQSVATSTKKALLTDVLQDLQQQYDVSFIYETQNLAGKLVNAGALPSGKMEKGLDNLLATVNLRYAKINERTYAIVPGTKNAEIRENSAFGSLTATNENAESNTAIEWLAASRPALLPHYKPTKAPDWQITGTVTGSNGEGLPGVTVLLKGTTTGATTSPNGTFSLNIPEQAGTLVFSFIGYATKEVPVSGPGPVNVTLSEDTQALEEVVVVGYGTQKKESVTGAISSVSAKQISELPVPSVAQAIQGRAAGVSVVNTGTPGSNPIVRVRGVGSINFAADPLYIVDGVPTGGLSNIDTKDIQSVEVLKDAAATAVYGSRAANGVILITTKTGGKDGKIRVTVDANYGAQTAWNQIETLNTQQYLQYANTLLNGALPPRLQPDNFNQPIYPGATQTYAQTNTNWQDALFRTAVLSQNNITISGGTDKSQFYTSGGYFKQDGITVGTGFDRYSYRLNSTHKLNSIFTVGENLMGSYTTQQYEPADNRTRIIHAIRSLPYLPVHDPTLLGGFRAAQNSIDGSDPFNPIRLAELDQNENRNFKILGNIFAEANITKWLKFRSTGGLDYYNNLQAIYLPIFNDLSSGSRPASTINNNRGTGRTFVLTNQLTVDKTFNNHYINFTAVQERTDRRNIQENMNGNQPNSVVVTLNQPLNPGLSQTIGENVLLSYLGRLNYEFKGKYLLSASFRRDGFSGFAPGNKWGNFPGASVGWRVSEEPFLKGVSQLSDLKLRASYGKIGFNGIGNYDYVVNANLNATLYPFGDARSLGTYTNGLANPDLKWEITTMQNYGFDFGLFNNKIVFSAEYYQRLTDEKNGLILSIPTPNSFGFGGGGVNANVGQMKNSGFEFTAGYNQNEGAFKWSVNANLTTLKNEVVKFSSPTATLDEGTDQDFAAGYAITRTQQGQPIQSFYGWVIDKIYQNEEEVKADNAAAVAKKGAGAFYQTEKTAAGDIRFKDLNNDGVVNSDDRQFLGSYLPKVSYGVNASANYKNFDLSLFVQGVTGNKVYNATRAALEGGLRLFGAGTAVLDAWTPTNTNTDVPRMVNGDPNQNTRPSGRFLENGAFTRLRNITLGYTIPTAALTSFSNGKVSGLRIYITSQNLFTITKYSGLDPEVGQARGSLLTNGIDFGTYPQPRTFLGGIQLNF; encoded by the coding sequence ATGATTACTAACAAGAAAAAAGTGCTGCTCCGCAATGCCTTAATTCTGGCCTGTATGGCCTCTTTACCGGAGGCTTACGCGCAAGATCTGTTATTAGCGAACAATCAGCCCAGTAAAAACCAAAGTGTTGCTACTTCCACCAAAAAAGCTCTTTTAACAGATGTATTGCAAGATTTGCAGCAGCAGTACGATGTTTCTTTTATTTACGAAACGCAGAATCTGGCGGGTAAATTAGTAAATGCCGGAGCGCTGCCTTCGGGCAAAATGGAAAAAGGGTTAGATAACTTATTAGCTACTGTTAATTTGCGCTACGCTAAAATTAACGAGCGAACCTACGCCATTGTGCCAGGAACAAAAAACGCCGAAATCCGCGAAAATAGCGCCTTTGGCTCGCTTACCGCGACCAACGAAAACGCGGAAAGCAATACGGCTATAGAATGGTTAGCTGCTAGCCGTCCGGCGCTGTTGCCGCATTATAAACCAACCAAAGCCCCAGACTGGCAAATTACCGGTACGGTTACCGGTTCCAATGGCGAAGGTTTACCCGGCGTAACTGTTTTATTAAAAGGTACTACCACCGGAGCTACTACCAGTCCGAACGGTACTTTTTCGTTAAATATTCCGGAACAGGCGGGCACTTTGGTGTTTTCGTTTATTGGTTATGCTACCAAAGAAGTACCGGTAAGCGGCCCAGGCCCGGTTAACGTTACCCTCAGCGAAGATACCCAAGCTTTGGAAGAAGTAGTGGTAGTGGGTTACGGTACGCAAAAGAAAGAATCCGTAACAGGTGCCATTAGTTCGGTTTCGGCGAAGCAAATATCTGAGTTGCCGGTACCTAGCGTGGCGCAAGCCATCCAAGGTAGGGCTGCCGGTGTAAGCGTCGTAAATACGGGTACTCCGGGTTCTAACCCAATTGTACGGGTAAGAGGCGTGGGTTCCATAAACTTTGCGGCCGATCCGCTGTACATAGTAGATGGGGTTCCAACCGGTGGTTTATCTAACATCGATACCAAAGATATTCAATCAGTGGAGGTGTTAAAAGATGCGGCAGCAACGGCAGTTTACGGCTCCCGAGCGGCGAACGGCGTTATTCTGATAACTACTAAAACCGGCGGCAAAGACGGTAAAATAAGAGTGACAGTAGATGCTAACTACGGTGCCCAAACTGCCTGGAACCAGATAGAAACTTTAAATACCCAGCAGTACCTGCAATATGCCAATACTTTATTAAATGGAGCACTTCCTCCCCGTTTACAGCCCGACAACTTTAACCAACCCATTTACCCGGGGGCTACGCAGACCTATGCTCAAACCAATACAAACTGGCAGGATGCGCTTTTCCGGACCGCGGTGCTTTCCCAAAATAACATAACCATTTCGGGCGGAACAGATAAATCGCAGTTTTATACCAGCGGTGGTTACTTTAAGCAAGATGGGATTACAGTAGGTACCGGTTTCGACCGCTATAGCTACCGGCTGAACTCTACCCATAAACTAAATAGCATATTTACCGTGGGCGAGAACTTAATGGGTTCTTATACTACGCAGCAATATGAACCCGCTGATAACAGAACCCGGATTATTCACGCCATTCGTTCTTTACCTTATTTACCAGTGCATGACCCAACCTTATTAGGTGGTTTTAGAGCGGCCCAAAACTCCATTGATGGTTCTGACCCTTTCAACCCTATCCGGTTAGCCGAGTTAGATCAGAATGAGAACCGTAATTTTAAAATTTTAGGGAATATTTTTGCCGAAGCTAATATTACTAAATGGTTAAAATTCAGATCTACCGGTGGGCTTGACTATTACAACAACCTGCAGGCTATTTATCTCCCGATTTTTAACGATTTATCTTCTGGCTCCAGACCGGCTTCTACCATTAATAATAACAGAGGCACTGGCCGTACTTTTGTTTTAACTAATCAGTTAACAGTTGATAAAACGTTTAATAACCATTATATCAACTTTACTGCGGTGCAAGAACGTACCGACCGTAGAAACATACAGGAGAACATGAATGGTAATCAACCAAACTCAGTGGTTGTTACTTTAAATCAGCCGCTTAACCCAGGTTTAAGCCAAACCATCGGAGAGAATGTTTTACTTTCTTACTTAGGCCGGTTAAATTATGAATTCAAAGGCAAATATTTACTGAGCGCTTCGTTCCGGCGCGATGGTTTTTCGGGTTTTGCACCAGGCAACAAATGGGGTAACTTTCCGGGTGCTTCTGTTGGCTGGCGCGTTTCCGAAGAACCTTTCTTAAAAGGTGTTTCGCAACTTTCGGATTTAAAATTAAGAGCTAGTTACGGTAAAATTGGTTTTAATGGCATTGGTAACTACGACTACGTAGTAAACGCTAACTTAAATGCCACTCTTTATCCGTTTGGTGATGCCAGATCATTAGGTACTTATACCAATGGTTTAGCTAATCCAGATCTTAAATGGGAAATTACCACCATGCAAAACTATGGTTTCGACTTTGGTTTATTCAATAACAAAATTGTATTCTCTGCGGAGTATTACCAAAGATTAACCGATGAAAAGAATGGTTTAATTTTGAGCATTCCAACACCTAACTCCTTTGGATTTGGTGGTGGTGGCGTTAACGCCAACGTGGGCCAAATGAAAAACTCAGGATTTGAATTTACGGCGGGCTATAACCAAAACGAGGGAGCCTTTAAATGGAGCGTTAACGCGAACTTAACTACCTTAAAAAATGAAGTAGTAAAATTCAGTTCTCCTACGGCTACCCTGGATGAAGGTACCGATCAGGACTTTGCCGCTGGTTATGCCATTACCCGTACGCAACAAGGTCAGCCAATCCAATCTTTCTACGGCTGGGTAATTGATAAAATTTACCAAAACGAGGAAGAAGTAAAAGCCGACAATGCCGCTGCTGTAGCTAAAAAAGGAGCAGGCGCCTTCTATCAAACAGAAAAAACAGCTGCCGGCGATATCCGGTTTAAAGATTTAAACAATGATGGTGTAGTTAACAGCGACGACCGGCAATTCTTAGGTAGTTATTTACCTAAAGTTTCTTACGGGGTTAATGCTTCGGCTAACTACAAAAACTTTGATTTAAGCTTATTTGTACAGGGTGTAACGGGTAATAAAGTTTATAATGCTACCAGAGCAGCTTTAGAAGGTGGTTTGCGTTTATTTGGCGCCGGTACAGCCGTTTTAGATGCCTGGACTCCTACTAATACCAACACTGATGTGCCAAGAATGGTAAACGGCGATCCAAACCAAAACACCCGTCCTTCCGGCCGGTTCTTAGAAAATGGCGCTTTCACCAGATTAAGAAACATCACGCTTGGTTATACCATTCCTACAGCTGCCCTTACCTCTTTCTCTAATGGCAAAGTAAGCGGCCTAAGAATTTATATAACTTCTCAAAACCTGTTTACAATCACTAAATACTCAGGTTTAGATCCGGAAGTTGGCCAGGCCCGTGGATCGCTTTTAACCAATGGTATTGATTTTGGTACTTATCCGCAGCCAAGAACTTTCCTGGGTGGTATTCAATTAAATTTTTAA